A window from Symphalangus syndactylus isolate Jambi chromosome 22, NHGRI_mSymSyn1-v2.1_pri, whole genome shotgun sequence encodes these proteins:
- the UTS2 gene encoding urotensin-2: METNVFHLMLCVTSARTHKSMSLCFGHFNSYPSLSLIHDLLLEISFQLSAPHEDARLTPEELERPSLLQILPEMLGAERRGVLRNADSSTNIFNPRGNLRKFQDFSGQDPNILLSHLLARTWKPYKKRETPDCFWKYCV, from the exons atggaaaccaaCGTATTTCATCTTATGCTCTGCGTCACTTCTGCTCGGACTCATAAATCCATGTCTCTTTGCTTTGGCCACTTCAATTCATATCCAAGCCTTTCTTTAATTCATGATTTATTGCT GGAAATATCCTTTCAACTCTCag CACCTCATGAAGATGCGCGCTTAACTCCGGAGGAGCTAGAAAGACCTTCCCTTCTACAGATACTGCCAGAGATGCTGGGTGCAGAAAGAAGGGGTGTTCTCAGGAACGCAG ACTCAAGTACCAACATTTTTAACCCAAGAGGAAATTTGAGAAAG TTTCAGGATTTCTCTGGACAAGATCCCAACATTTTACTGAGTCATCTTTTGGCCAGAACCTGGAAACCATACAAGAAACGTGAGACTCCTGATTGCTTCTGGAAATACTGTGTCTGA